DNA from Rhinatrema bivittatum chromosome 16, aRhiBiv1.1, whole genome shotgun sequence:
GGAGTATGACAGCAAGCGAGATTTAAAGAATACAGCTGTGCTCTGAGACCTCCATTCTATGCCTTTCCACCCCTGACTGTTGTTCATGTCTGCTATTCAGCTTGCTTTCTGGGTATGTGCTATCTCACTGTCAGTAACTGCTGGGCTGCAACTTGGGCTGGATGATGACATCGCCTTTGATCTCGTACCACATTGACCTCCAACTGATGACGTTCCCATTGAGCCAATTAACATTGGCCAGAGCCAGCTGTACATCACTGGGTGACAACACAGAGTCCCACATGTTGACATCAGTTATTTCACCTATAAATGACTCAGTTGCATCAAAACCTCCCCCGTAGGAATCCTGGTCTTGCCCCAGTATGATCGATGGTTGTGCATTCACAGAGTAGCCTTTCTTCATGGCTTTTCTAGGTAGAGGTTTCCCATTGATCCACAGCGTCACCACTCCAGTAGAAGAGTCCCAGCTGGTACAGGTGTGCGTCCAGCTCATGGTGTCATCTGGGGCTCTGAATGTCAATTCTTCATCCCCCACGGACACCGAGTAATCTCTAGCAGCATTTTTGTAAATAAGAATATCATTATAACTTTTTGAGGTGGCAAGAGAGAACAGAGAGTAAGTGCGGGTCAGTTCCGTACGGTAGCGGAGACAGACTGTGAAGCTAGAGAGTGAAGCTGTCGCCTTTGGTCTCAGAATCACATAGTTGCTGGAGGACTTTTTAGGGAAAATGAACACGTTCTCCTCCATGTCTGTGGGAAAAGAAGACACAGAGATGAGAGCAAGGTAACCCCCCTCCTGTACAGAACCTCCCATTCCACGAGGGCCACTTTCTCTCCTCTCTACCTCATCACTCCCCCTCAATGCACAGCAGTTCTTTCCTGGAGGGCTACTTCCTCTCCATTCACAATTACCCCCTCTTCCCACCCATTCTGAGGAGTGATGGCAAAGTCTAAAAATTATCTGTAAAACAGATGCAccatggggtggattttcagagcaagGCAGTCACCTAACCACTGCAGTCCAAAGGGGCTGGATCAGCCCGTTTGAAAATGTATCATTACTTAGGCAGCTAAACTTAATTGCTCAAATTCTGGGCAATCCAGGGAGCACAATCAACTATGGGACTCCTATAGCCTTTAGCTCTAATGTTCTACACGTGCTGGCTAAATTTGGCACTTAATCTACATTACAAATGTTAGCGTGTATTCTTGGTAACATTTGCACAAGAGTCACTGATAAAACTTAAAATAATTTATCAGAATGTGTGGAAAAGATGTAAGAGGCTTAGCACAGATTGTGATGAACCTCATtcagattgattgattgattgatcgATTGATTTAAAAGGGCTTGTTGCCCGCAAACTTCGGGCAGGTTAGAATATGAAAACATTCCcgataaaagaaaaacaataaggtacagataaaaatgcaaaacaaaaatccaaaaaAGGATCAATAAGGCCTAAATCGTAAGGCTGAGCTGAAGCATGTGTCTGGGAGAGCCAAAGTATTCTGGGAGAGGCATTGGGACAAGGTCAGGTCTTGGTATGCTAGGCTGAATAAATAACTTTCCAAGCTTTCTGGAAATCCTCAGCACTGGATATAGATCTGATAATAGATACAGAACAGCGTTCGAGATCGTTGCGCCTGCAATAGAAAAGGTGCAATCGCGGGTGATTGAAAATCTGGTGAGTCTGGGTGAGGGTGCGTCAATCAAATGTGGGTTTCTTGACCTTAGGGCTCCTGAAGGGACATATAAATTCAGAATTGATCTTAGCCATGGACTGTTAACATTGTGGATCAGGTTGTGTACTGTGGACAAGATCTTATATGTTATCCTCCATTGGATGGTAACCAATGCAGAGAGTACGGAATGGGAGTAAGATGGTCGTGTAGCTTTGTGCTCGCGAGTAActgggctgctgaattttgaatcaATTGCAGTAATCAGTTCCTGTAAGCACCAATGATTGAAGAACGGTCTGAAAATCGTTTGGTTCTAACAGAGGTTTGATGTGTTTGAGAAGATGGAGCTTGTAATAGGACGTTTGTAGAACCGACGTGATATGTGATTTCATGTCAAGTTCAGGGTTAAAAGAAATGTCCAGGTTCCTAGCAGCACGAGAAATTTGAATGGTAGTGTTGCCAGAAATAAATGTGGTAGGTGTATCTGGAAAGGCAGTGTTACCTAGTATCATAATCCCAGTTTCTGACACATTGAGATAGACCTTATTGTGGGACGGCCATGAGTTAATAGAGGATAAACAGAGTGTGATGAATTGGGCGGTGGATGAGCCCTGCTgatgattggaaaaaaaaattaatatcatCAGCGGAAAGGCAATAAGAAAGCCCCAAAGTGGGAAAAAGCAAGCAAATCAGTGCAAGATTGTGAGAAACGGAGATCATTGGAAGGATAACGTGCCTGCCCTCCATCAATACTGGGGCAGTAATTCCACCTTCCACCGCCCCCTCACCATGACATCCCCCAATCACTCCCCCCTGGAGTCaatccctgctccctccctcccaaggtccccccccctctcccgagCATCAAGAGGGGGCTCTGAGCTCCCAGATCCCCCATTCCTTAAGGTCTACAGGGCAGAAGAgattcccagttgctcctgcccctccGGTACCAAATTCTGCCGGGCAAAGGAACGCCTCGGGgcaactggcaccattttgaatttagTCGCCAGCGGGACGGGCACAGcgggggattgctcctgccccggATACCTGCAGTACTCTTCCTAGGGTAAGGGGTATCTGGGGGCTCAGACTCCTGCATTGGGTGTTTTGGGGGTGGAGAGCGAGTTCAGCCCTCACATTCGTGGTTACTGCCTCAGGGAAGAAGGAGGGCCGGGGAGTGAGGAGCACGCGTCCATGCAGCCAGCAACGCACACTCCTCACCAGCACTAGCGTGAGATTTACTAAGCGCTGCCGTTTGCGCAAAGTAAACAAAATACcctcccaaatattttaaaacaagcgctGAATATGAGTCAAAAACATGAAGGGGATACCCCTATAATAGGAATTATCACTGAATTTTCCTGAGTTCCCCAGTTGTAATCACAGGGCCCCACACTTGGTGCATCTTTATTAAATGTATCATtcattttacaaataaaataaaaaaataaaatgttctttaGTACTTTCCTGTGATCTGATGTGACCCAGCTCTTTGTTTTTTATAACTGCAGCCTCAGAGGTTCCGGCATATTCCAGACATCTTCCATGGCGGTTCTGATATCAAACCGCAAATATTTCCTGCACTTGTCTTGCAGTTTGAGGTCAGAGCAGTAGCAGAAGATGTCTGAAATCTGCCAGAACCCCAGAGGCTGCGCCAAACACGCAGTGCTGTCAAGTCAGATCACCAGGAAGCACCTAAGTGTGATTTGTGCAAagcaaaagataaaaagaaatgaaTCAAGGAAGGGGCCCTGTGATTACAACAGGGAAACTCAGGAGAACTCAGATAATTCCTATTATTTGGGGTATCCCCTTCACTTTGCAGCACTTTTTAAATCTAATTGCTTATGTATTCTTTGTCGGTTTGTGCACAGATTATGCCCTGAACTATTCAACAAAGCAACCAGATTTTCATGTAGGTAGAGCCGTATAAAAGTTAGACATTAGAATGCTGTGCAGAAAACATCTGGATATAGCCGAAAACAGAAggcgaaaaaaaaatcacttttatgGGCTGCAGTACCAGGAGTGGCCAAAAGGTGGCAGAAATAAGCAACTCATAGGAATTGCTCTGCAATACTTCCTTTACGTGTTTAATTCATACTGAAGAGATTTAGCAAAGAACGTTTTTGATATTTTCAGGCcatgttatttgttattttgtATAAGAGTGTACCACTCTTCTGGTAAATCAGTTTGTGCCAGCTGTGATGAAGGATTTTAGTGATGCACTGGACGGAGATGCCAAGGGCCCGATATTCAGAACCAT
Protein-coding regions in this window:
- the LOC115078786 gene encoding serum amyloid P-component-like; its protein translation is MRGLCYFLVLVAVLGSSAEDMEENVFIFPKKSSSNYVILRPKATASLSSFTVCLRYRTELTRTYSLFSLATSKSYNDILIYKNAARDYSVSVGDEELTFRAPDDTMSWTHTCTSWDSSTGVVTLWINGKPLPRKAMKKGYSVNAQPSIILGQDQDSYGGGFDATESFIGEITDVNMWDSVLSPSDVQLALANVNWLNGNVISWRSMWYEIKGDVIIQPKLQPSSY